In a single window of the Daphnia carinata strain CSIRO-1 chromosome 4, CSIRO_AGI_Dcar_HiC_V3, whole genome shotgun sequence genome:
- the LOC130697331 gene encoding uncharacterized protein LOC130697331, with protein MAAGIFSAKDVSHISKFKGDQFNFYKFQLRLVPMNHGLLNIVEGTNKRPTAIAPIASPSNAAEVKINTEKIDEWIKMDTAAQNFIVSTLEEKVMRTIMNCKTSYSMWSRLVSQYELASMENKHLLMGKFMSYQFDASYDVMTHVAAVETLASQLCDVNSPVSDDQIIAKITSTLPLHGKRNNKSFMSAWNSTDDRIKTISLLASRLQVEENMLKLAEVCMEPSDAGAFFVNKKKEKAAFPETKRDFRCDNRPVCAYCKNVNRRANHREEDCWLKQSYLQGKRDGSAGDAMLTHLTKREPPFFDDSYAFKSAEIQFNSECWYADSGASEHMTDNRALFTDMKSTQSGKRLIKGVGKDNKALHVTGIGNISIRSNVDGEWHDGILRGVLFVPNLGVNLFSIGAATERGAIASFDKDGVKLEKNGKVVAVGSKNPEETLPDAFFKPPITRVICSSQHQGHTKLCSDLARTLGPR; from the coding sequence ATGGCCGCTggaattttttctgcaaaagaTGTTTCCcacatttcaaaattcaaaggAGATCAATTTAACTTCTACAAATTCCAACTGAGGCTCGTTCCCATGAATCATGGGCTTCTCAACATCGTAGAAGGGACTAACAAGAGACCCACTGCTATCGCTCCAATTGCAAGCCCTTCAAATGCTGCTGAGGTAAAAATCAATACTGAAAAAATTGATGAATGGATCAAGATGGATACAGCAGCACAAAATTTCATTGTGTCTACCCTTGAGGAGAAAGTCATGCGAACCATCATGAACTGTAAAACATCATACTCAATGTGGTCTCGGCTTGTAAGCCAATATGAGCTAGCCTCCATGGAAAACAAGCACTTACTGATGGGTAAGTTCATGTCCTATCAGTTTGATGCTAGCTACGATGTCATGACGCATGTAGCTGCTGTCGAAACTCTGGCGTCCCAATTGTGCGATGTGAATTCACCTGTTTCCGACGACCAGATTATTGCCAAAATTACTTCAACCCTGCCATtacatggaaaaagaaataacaaatcTTTCATGTCAGCATGGAACAGCACTGATGACAGAATCAAGACGATTTCTCTACTGGCCTCCAGACTCCAAGTCGAAGAAAATATGCTGAAGCTTGCTGAGGTATGCATGGAGCCATCTGATGCTGGAGCTTTCTTTGTTaataagaagaaagagaaagctgCGTTCCCTGAAACAAAGAGGGATTTCAGATGTGATAATCGTCCCGTCTGCGCTTATTGTAAAAACGTGAATCGCAGAGCCAACCATCGTGAAGAAGATTGCTGGCTAAAACAATCGTATTTACAAGGTAAACGTGACGGTAGTGCTGGAGATGCCATGCTTACTCACCTGACAAAACGTGAACCACCCTTCTTCGATGATTCCTATGCCTTCAAGTCTGCGGAAATTCAGTTTAATTCTGAATGTTGGTATGCCGATTCTGGAGCAAGCGAACACATGACTGACAACAGGGCCCTATTCACAGACATGAAATCAACCCAAAGTGGAAAGCGTCTCATAAAAGGAGTCGGAAAGGACAACAAAGCCCTTCATGTAACAGGAATTGGGAACATTTCCATCCGCAgtaacgtggatggagagTGGCATGATGGAATCCTTCGGGGTGTTCTATTCGTTCCAAATCTAGGCGTAAACCTATTCTCAATTGGAGCTGCCACAGAACGCGGAGCAATAGCATCGTTCGACAAGGACGGTGTAAAGCttgaaaaaaacggaaaagttGTTGCCGTTGGTTCAAAAAATCCAGAAGAGACTTTACCAGATGCATTTTTCAAACCACCTATCACCCGCGTTATCTGCAGCTCTCAACACCAAGGCCACACAAAACTCTGCTCAGACTTGGCACGAACGCTTGGGCCACGTTAA
- the LOC130697330 gene encoding uncharacterized protein LOC130697330: protein MSETQGIIEDPTKREPTTAIKTAESGPVHDGGSIGVISRPTKEEAEMALQIAEAGPNHHGLRKREHTTLSTRIHDCIRQHRQGIRLSKGQLSIWRIELVRLFDSTMELHEKYVETVTNLPGKRRAECERWEVQFTTDHQSVLSEIDQHLASRSIASSSLASSVTINSTVAKASFKETSTVSVRIQQLETQARQTQDVLNRHGELLSDIVNDIKKSSLQAKRQSESLHAIEEILQSIHEVNENSLATAEKKMDIRLKSAMGQMVEENESSSKKVEEKLEAIQKNSESQSKELERLKCLVQQTCAKMSRQCPEGMLSQRREALGWPQGITPSSPPRAVNFLEQCRKAATTGEQMDSIGATIDMYNDPLLSCQQQPQGDPKSDSSLICQLVDSLKMSALPPLTITKFDGNPLNYQMFKSKFMTLYHNRCSDTGIRLADLQELLATHVLNSVSDCVHDPSKYEVVWHRLDQEYGHTTIMAQTHLNNLLRLPSVQPNDSASLKTFSNKLHGAVSALSTSGLASELESLGNLMHVVTKLPKTLRERWGGKVMKMHPAIPSIVDLDDWLTLQSKGSEFAKLMAGPSALPPPPVAPKRNGKGYPTPYVSTINHVTSSTAETNLPQTKGGGLRVSPPNTTSFSQTRGNSTCYVCRGAIHKIEECNAFKQMSPTQRAETVFKAGRCLRCLTGRHTSRTCRFKSIQCTVEGCKYPGHSTLLHGSEFSTRTKTSTSSDHKTTPESKPSRRVTFDDKVDEAFLGAVSRTGLDTPRRVLFKIVPVRLQHGERVFDTFGFLDSGSDSTLIRSDVARTQLGLAGPTTKINVTSYDGGVAPVNAHIVDFVISSRDGSTSFQARRTYAVENLQVAQNPTFSDVQAKAFPHLQGLKLPEVQSDQVTILIGLDVADAHDHSESRKPMDGSTGPVAFNTPFGWCLGGKVGPQSEQEQPSHYVSHITSREEDRNLSELIERFWRLESKDSVQPPTLLSAEDRRGEEILKRTSRYIRNHHQIGLMWKVDNPELPDNRSMALSRLFQIERRFKRDPSYAKLYDDVIQEYINLGHARLLSIEEAKERTPKTNYMPHHGVQSLTSSTTKTRVVFDGSAECEGPSLNKNLLRGPNYLINLLGIILRFRKHQIPISSDIEKMYHQVLVPDEDQDAFRFLYRSPNSTSPPLTYRMTVHVFGAVSSPSTCLFALNKTAEDHKTKFPDAAASVKTSFYVDNYLDSFESEGEAIKRARQLKELLQLGGFNLTKWSSSSRKVLAALKPLGLANPKLDLDLDKLPMDRALGILWDSEIDAFTFKVGEKVQPHATPTKRNLVSVVATVYDPLGFVAPMVFAMKVLIQEVWRAKLDWDEELPESLKCQFQRWCQGLSNLTSITVPRCLVKEERPTTQQVHIFADASQLGFGAVAYARTTYAGERVDVSFIMAKTYVAPLKQLSIPRLELQGAIEALHLAILICREMNLDLSQITFHVDSQTVLRWIHSANVKYEVFVGNRIGKILMNTNCRQWHHVPGTMNPADVCSRGLNSDNLQGLQQFHQGPAFLLLEPPSWPRWDQIDQDDHQDPEAIHVYTVKTEPSNNVIDQCVEYYSNKVRLERVLAWCVRFIVNCCAKVKKVKLTSGELTPVETETALAMCIRRAQEVAYPEDVLFLKRGKELPNRSKLKQFRPFIDEQHLMRVGERIGHAPVDYVTRHPAILPPEERITSLIVWDVHVRNYHMKADRLLCELRAMYWITSGRRVIKSILNKCIPCKRRDVQPVAPLMAQLPIHRITPFLPPFAHTGVDYFGPLTVKVGGRGRRHEKRWICLFTCLTTRAVHLEVTASLSAEAFLMAFSRFSSIRGKPVVVYSDNGTNFVAGERELKEAVEELNNSKDYLESQFTCRHIEWRFSPPSGPHFGGAWERLVQSCKRAMKVTLGNSVVSEQVLNTVVAEIGALLNARPLTHLSINLEDPDPLTPNHFLHARPMPYIPLAYVDLDNVDISRNQFLHSQLIVNHYWKRWITECLPYLTERKKWTTSHKNIEGNDIVLVVDPLNPRGQWPLGKVVEILPSTSDNVVRVGKVKISGAKNTLTRPVTRLCLLLTQNEITPETSQTPSLPKSLKCEKEEKIHPITAVDNQIDGVKNRPLVDTFVIAKG from the exons ATGAGTGAGACCCAAGGAATCATCGAAGATCCTACCAAAAGGGAACCTACAACGGCCATAAAAACCGCTGAGTCGGGGCCGGTTCATGATGGAGGAAGTATAGGAGTCATCTCAAGACCCACCAAGGAAGAAGCTGAAATGGCCTTACAAATCGCCGAGGCGGGGCCCAATCACCATG GTCTACGGAAGAGGGAGCATACCACGCTGTCGACCAGGATCCACGACTGTATCCGCCAACATCGTCAAGGCATTCGTCTCAGCAAGGGCCAATTGAGCATCTGGCGCATCGAACTCGTACGACTGTTCGATAGCACCATGGAACTCCACGAGAAATACGTGGAGACAGTTACCAATCTGCCTGGTAAACGCCGAGCCGAGTGTGAACGCTGGGAAGTGCAGTTCACGACAGACCACCAAAGTGTACTGTCAGAAATCGACCAACATCTAGCATCGCGGTCGATTGCATCATCATCACTTGCATCGTCAGTCACTATCAATTCAACAGTGGCGAAAGCAAGTTTTAAAGAAACTTCGACTGTATCTGTAAGGATCCAACAGCTCGAAACCCAAGCTCGCCAGACTCAAGATGTCCTAAACCGACATGGGGAGCTTTTATCAGATATTGTAAATGACATCAAGAAGTCATCTCTGCAAGCCAAACGGCAAAGTGAGTCGTTACACGCGATCGAGGAAATTCTACAATCGATCCACGAGGTAAATGAAAATTCTTTAGCAACTGCcgaaaagaagatggacaTTCGACTCAAGTCTGCGATGGGCCAAATGgtggaagaaaacgagtccagTTCAAAGAAAGTTGAAGAGAAACTAGAAGCTATTCAGAAAAACAGTGAATCGCAGTCCAAAGAACTCGAAAGGTTAAAATGCCTTGTACAACAGACGTGTGCAAAAATGTCTAGACAATGCCCCGAGG GCATGTTGTCTCAACGCCGCGAAGCTTTAGGATGGCCGCAAGGCATTACCCCATCCTCACCACCACGAGCAGTCAACTTCTTGGAACAATGCAGAAAGGCCGCGACAACGGGCGAGCAGATGGACAGCATAGGGGCAACTATCGATATGTATAACGATCCATTGCTTAGCTGCCAGCAACAGCCACAGGGGGACCCAAAATCTGATTCTAGTCTCATCTGCCAACTTGTTGATTCTCTGAAAATGTCAGCACTTCCACCTCTCACAATCACCAAGTTTGACGGGAACCCGCTAAACTACCAAATGTTCAAGTCGAAGTTTATGACGCTGTATCACAACCGATGCAGCGACACTGGAATTCGACTAGCGGATCTACAGGAGCTGCTTGCTACGCATGTTCTCAACTCGGTATCTGATTGTGTGCACGACCCAAGCAAGTACGAAGTGGTCTGGCATCGACTCGATCAAGAATATGGCCATACCACTATCATGGCTCAAACACATCTGAACAATCTCCTTCGACTTCCGTCTGTGCAGCCAAACGACAGCGCCAGCTTGAAGACATTCTCCAACAAGCTTCACGGTGCGGTCTCTGCTCTGTCAACCTCTGGACTCGCGAGCGAATTAGAATCGCTGGGCAACCTCATGCATGTTGTCACCAAACTGCCGAAGACCTTGAGGGAAAGATGGGGAGgaaaggtgatgaagatgcatCCCGCTATACCTTCAATTGTCGATCTGGATGACTGGTTAACCCTCCAGTCGAAGGGTTCTGAATTTGCAAAGTTAATGGCTGGCCCTTCAGCacttccaccaccaccagTCGCGCCCAAGAGAAATGGGAAAGGATATCCAACTCCCTATGTCTCTACCATCAACCACGTCACCTCCTCGACGGCTGAAACAAATTTGCCGCAAACAAAAGGAGGAGGTTTGCGGGTGAGCCCACCCAACACAACCTCGTTTAGCCAAACAAGAGGCAACTCAACGTGCTATGTTTGCAGAGGGGCGATACACAAAATCGAGGAGTGTAACGCATTCAAGCAGATGTCTCCAACGCAAAGAGCGGAGACAGTTTTTAAAGCAGGCAGGTGTCTCCGATGCCTTACCGGAAGGCATACCAGCCGAACTTGCAGATTCAAATCGATTCAATGCACGGTCGAAGGTTGCAAGTATCCAGGGCACTCGACGTTGCTTCACGGTTCCGAGTTTTCGACAAGAACCAAAACAAGCACCTCCAGTGACCACAAAACCACGCCAGAATCGAAACCATCGCGTCGAGTGACTTTCGACGACAAAGTCGATGAAGCCTTCCTTGGCGCAGTATCACGCACTGGACTGGACACACCACGTCGAGTGCTTTTTAAAATCGTTCCTGTCCGTCTACAACATGGAGAAAGAGTCTTCGATACCTTCGGATTCTTAGACAGCGGAAGCGACTCCACCTTAATCCGAAGTGATGTAGCCAGAACTCAACTAGGTTTGGCAGGGCCAACAACGAAGATCAACGTGACATCTTACGACGGAGGAGTTGCTCCAGTCAATGCTCACATCGTGGACTTCGTCATCAGTTCGCGAGACGGGTCGACTTCGTTCCAGGCAAGAAGGACGTATGCAGTAGAAAATCTACAAGTCGCTCAAAACCCGACCTTTTCGGATGTACAAGCAAAGGCATTCCCTCACCTGCAAGGCCTGAAGCTCCCAGAAGTCCAATCCGACCAAGTTACGATCCTAATTGGCCTCGATGTAGCAGACGCTCACGACCATAGCGAATCACGAAAACCGATGGATGGATCGACCGGACCGGTAGCTTTCAACACGCCATTTGGATGGTGTCTGGGAGGCAAAGTGGGCCCGCAAAGCGAACAGGAGCAACCAAGCCATTATGTATCCCACATCACATCGAGAGAAGAAGACAGGAACCTTTCCGAACTTATCGAGCGGTTTTGGAGGCTGGAGTCGAAAGACTCTGTACAGCCTCCTACACTCCTGTCAGCAGAAGATCGAAGGGGAGAAGAGATTCTGAAGAGGACCTCCAGATACATCAGAAATCACCATCAAATTGGTCTAATGTGGAAGGTCGATAATCCGGAATTGCCGGATAACCGAAGTATGGCGCTTAGccgcctttttcaaattgaacgtCGCTTCAAAAGAGACCCCAGCTACGCCAAACTTTACGACGATGTCATTCAAGAGTACATCAACCTTGGCCATGCTCGCCTCTTGTCTATtgaagaagcaaaagagaGAACACCAAAGACAAATTACATGCCTCATCATGGTGTTCAGAGTTTGACGAGTTCgacgacaaaaacaagagtggTCTTCGACGGTTCGGCAGAGTGTGAAGGCCCTTCCTTGAACAAAAACCTTCTTCGTGGTCCAAACTACCTCATAAACCTGCTGGGAATCATCTTGCGCTTTCGCAAACACCAAATTCCCATCAGCAGTGACATCGAGAAGATGTATCACCAGGTCTTAGTTCCAGACGAGGACCAAGATGCCTTCCGATTTTTGTACCGGTCGCCGAACAGTACGTCACCACCGCTCACCTACAGGATGACAGTCCATGTCTTTGGGGCCGTCTCGTCACCGtcaacttgtttgtttgctttaaaCAAAACAGCGGAAGACCACAAAACGAAATTTCCAGATGCAGCGGCCAGCGTAAAAACAAGCTTTTACGTCGACAACTATCTGGATTCGTTCGAGTCGGAAGGCGAGGCAATCAAACGGGCCCGCCAGCTAAAGGAACTGTTGCAACTGGGAGGTTTTAATCTCACCAAGTGGTCATCGTCGTCAAGAAAAGTCCTGGCAGCGCTCAAACCCCTAGGCTTGGCCAATCCAAAGCTAGATTTAGACCTGGACAAATTGCCCATGGATCGAGCACTAGGGATTCTCTGGGACAGTGAAATCGACGCGTTCACGTTCAAGGTGGGAGAAAAGGTCCAGCCACACGCCACACCTACGAAAAGAAATCTCGTAAGTGTGGTAGCTACAGTATACGATCCGTTAGGATTCGTTGCTCCAATGGTGTTCGCTATGAAGGTGTTAATTCAAGAGGTATGGCGAGCCAAGCTAGACTGGGATGAAGAGCTGCCCGAATCCTTGAAGTGCCAATTTCAAAGATGGTGTCAAGGTTTGTCGAACTTAACAAGCATCACAGTTCCGCGATGCTTAGTAAAGGAAGAGCGCCCAACAACCCAGCAGGTGCATATCTTCGCCGACGCCAGTCAACTAGGTTTCGGAGCAGTCGCATACGCGAGAACAACGTACGCCGGTGAAAGGGTCGACGTGTCTTTCATCATGGCCAAAACGTACGTCGCACCGTTGAAGCAGCTTTCGATACCTCGACTCGAACTCCAAGGAGCAATCGAAGCGTTACACTTGGCCATACTAATTTGCCGTGAGATGAACCTGGATCTGAGCCAAATTACGTTTCACGTCGACTCCCAGACAGTTCTTAGATGGATCCATTCTGCCAATGTCAAATACGAAGTGTTTGTGGGCAATAGAATTGGGAAAATTCTGATGAACACCAATTGTCGGCAATGGCATCACGTTCCAGGAACCATGAACCCAGCAGACGTTTGTAGCAGAGGACTGAATTCTGACAATCTTCAAGGGCTCCAGCAGTTTCATCAAGGGCCAGCCTTCCTATTGCTTGAACCCCCTTCATGGCCAAGGTGGGACCAGATCGATCAGGATGACCACCAAGATCCCGAAGCCATCCACGTCTACACAGTGAAAACGGAGCCGAGTAATAACGTGATCGACCAGTGCGTAGAATACTATTCGAACAAAGTGCGCCTGGAACGAGTGCTGGCGTGGTGTGTGCGGTTTATTGTAAACTGTTGTGCCAAAGTAAAAAAGGTGAAGTTAACTTCAGGAGAGCTAACGCCGGTCGAAACTGAAACAGCTCTGGCAATGTGCATTCGGCGTGCACAAGAAGTGGCATACCCCGAAGATGTGTTGTTcttaaaaagggggaaagaacTTCCAAACCGGTCAAAACTCAAGCAGTTTCGACCATTCATCGACGAACAACACCTGATGCGTGTGGGCGAGCGAATTGGGCACGCACCTGTTGACTATGTCACAAGACACCCAGCCATTTTACCTCCAGAGGAACGCATCACAAGCCTTATAGTTTGGGATGTTCACGTTCGAAACTACCACATGAAGGCCGACCGCTTATTGTGCGAGCTTCGAGCGATGTATTGGATAACCTCTGGACGAAGAGTAATCAAGTCTATACTCAACAAGTGCATTCCCTGCAAGAGGAGAGATGTACAGCCAGTCGCACCCCTCATGGCCCAGCTACCCATCCACCGCATAACGCCTTTCCTGCCTCCATTCGCCCATACAGGAGTCGACTATTTTGGTCCATTGACGGTCAAAGTAGGAGGGAGAGGGCGACGGCACGAAAAAAGATGGATTTGCCTTTTTACGTGCCTTACAACCCGAGCAGTACATCTAGAAGTAACTGCTAGCCTCAGTGCAGAGGCATTTTTAATGGCCTTCTCTCGATTCTCCAGCATACGGGGAAAGCCAGTCGTTGTATATAGTGACAACGGCACAAATTTTGTAGCTGGAGAAAGGGAGTTGAAAGAGGCAGTCGAAGAAttaaacaacagcaaagactACCTGGAATCACAGTTTACGTGTCGACACATCGAGTGGCGTTTCTCCCCGCCGAGTGGACCTCATTTTGGAGGAGCTTGGGAAAGGCTCGTGCAATCGTGCAAAAGAGCCATGAAAGTAACCCTCGGAAATAGTGTCGTCAGTGAGCAAGTCTTAAACACTGTTGTAGCTGAAATCGGGGCATTACTCAACGCACGACCGCTAACTCATCTCAGCATAAACCTTGAAGATCCAGACCCTCTCACTCCGAACCATTTCCTACATGCCAGACCAATGCCGTACATCCCACTGGCATACGTCGATCTTGATAACGTAGACATCTCCAGAAACCAATTTCTACATAGTCAACTTATTGTCAACCACTATTGGAAAAGATGGATCACTGAATGCTTACCTTACCTcaccgaaaggaaaaaatggacCACGAGTCACAAAAACATCGAAGGGAACGATATTGTACTTGTTGTCGATCCACTAAACCCTAGGGGGCAGTGGCCATTGGGGAAAGTAGTCGAAATTTTACCTAGCACGTCCGACAATGTAGTACGTGTAggtaaagtaaaaatttccgGCGCAAAAAATACTTTAACGCGTCCTGTGACCAGACTATGCTTGCTGTTAacgcaaaatgaaattacacCTGAAACCAGTCAGACGCCCTCACTGCCAAAGTCGCTTAAAtgtgaaaaggaagaaaaaatccaTCCAATTACCGCAGTTGACAATCAAATTGACGGTGTCAAGAATCGCCCTCTAGTAGACACTTTTGTAATTGCCAAAGGGTaa